In Capsicum annuum cultivar UCD-10X-F1 unplaced genomic scaffold, UCD10Xv1.1 ctg2447, whole genome shotgun sequence, one genomic interval encodes:
- the LOC107875072 gene encoding LOB domain-containing protein 1: protein MEHSTDTTTATTITPSPYSSRSVSPSSSSPPDSPPLPQVVVSPCAACKILRRRCAEKCVLAPYFPPNDPIKFTTAHRVFGASNIIKFLQELPEFQRADAVSSMVYEANARLRDPVYGCAGAICQLQKQVNELQVQLAKAQAEIVNMQHEQANFMTLICMEMAQSPQTSPQQSLENFTNIPQHGSSQSDVSFLDESNFGSIWETLWA, encoded by the exons TCTCGGTCCGTCTCGCCGTCGTCTTCCTCCCCTCCTGACTCTCCACCTTTGCCACAAGTGGTAGTCAGCCCTTGTGCTGCCTGCAAAATCTTGCGGAGGAGGTGCGCCGAGAAATGTGTGTTGGCTCCTTATTTTCCTCCGAATGATCCCATCAAGTTCACTACTGCTCATCGCGTCTTTGGTGCCAGCAATATTATCAAGTTCTTGCAG GAACTACCGGAATTTCAAAGAGCAGATGCTGTTAGCAGTATGGTGTATGAAGCCAATGCTAGGCTGAGGGATCCTGTCTATGGTTGTGCAGGAGCAATTTGTCAACTACAAAAGCAAGTGAATGAGCTCCAAGTACAATTGGCAAAGGCACAAGCCGAGATTGTCAACATGCAACACGAACAAGCTAACTTTATGACCCTTATTTGCATGGAAATGGCACAATCTCCACAAACATCACCACAACAATCATTGGAGAATTTCACTAATATTCCACAACATGGAAGCTCACAAAGCGACGTGAGCTTCCTAGATGAGAGTAATTTTGGATCAATATGGGAGACTCTTTGGGCATGA